The DNA segment ATACCACACAACGTTACACAGTAAACACTGTTATATTTACGTTTCAAGTCCAAAGGGCTCTTGCGTGAAGGGGTGTGTTAGAAATGTAATTCTAATATGAAATCATTCATGTGTCTTCACCTAACAACTTGCTTTTGGGATCGTTGGTTAACGGAAGACAAGATTTTTGTTGCCACTAGCTTTAACTTATAAACATGAGTCCTCAGTTTTCTTGATGTCAACGAATTAATGGTTTTCCTGTTCTGTATATTTGTATTACTTTAGGAAAACAAACTTATTCTAGGAAGTTAActtgatagttttttttatcgtgCAGATAATATTAAAGCAATGTCGGGAAACGCATTGCCATTATTGCTTGAATGACCTACCTGCTGATAGAGTTCCTTGTATATCATGTTCAATACCATTGTATTGCTCCCACCAATGCCAGACACGGGCAACTGGGCAAATGTTCAAGATTTACCCAGACTATAATGGCTTTTTTAAAAACTTGCCCAGTGATCTTGGAGAATATGCTGCTGAAGTTATTCAATGCAATGATTCTGAACAGGAAATTGGGGATATAACTGAACATAAACATGAATGTCAAGGTGTACATTGGCCTGTGGTACTGCCGTCTGAGATAGTTTTGGCTGGTCGAATACTTGCTAGGTTTTTGCTAAATAGCTCACCTGAAGATATTATAAACTTTGTGGAAAGACTGGTATATTTTAAATGCATGCAGTTTTTCAGTTCAATTGATTGTGCTGTTGTCATTTGATTCTGAATAGCTGCTTGCTTATGGCTTTTGTTCTTCTCGTGCAGGAGCTTTCTCATTGTTACAAACAATTGCCATCTGAAAGCAAATTGGATTCACATATATATGCCATTGTATTATTATATTGTCTTCAACATTCTTGTGGAACTATGTTTTCCATAGATGAAGTCTCCATATCTCAGGTTGTTTTGGCACTCCTTTGTGTGTGTGCATGTGGATGTGTCTATTCGTACttctattcataaaaaaatttagagaatCATCATACACCATGTGTAGTAGAACATTTTTACAATATGATGTGTTGGAAAAGTCCTCTAAATTGTGGTCACCCTAGATAGAGAGGGTGTGTTGAAAGTCCCACATGGTGGGTAGCCATGAGCAAAAGGGGATATGTTGATATCTCACATCGACTAAAGATAGTGCCGAGATAAACTATATAAGTGGGGAGCAAGCCTAACCTTACAAGCCTGTCTTGTAGGATTGAGTTAGGCTCATAACCCACTTTTTGACATGATGGAGCAagtatttgttgaaaaatgtaatttatgttGTTACTTTCTTGTATTtgtttaattgaaataatcagGTTTCATCATCTTTTGTCGATGCAGGTTGTCATAATTATTTCtcaaattaaagtgaattgtaTGACTGTTGTTCGTTTAAAATCAATAGACGCCCATGGATCAGGTCATTTTGGAGATTTTCCATTTCAATCTGGTGCTCATTCAACTAGTAATGTGGAACAGGTAGATATTTTGCTCACGTATATTtgagaatttaattagaatgcatTGATAGCCTAAGGGTTTTTTACATTGTCTTTCAATTACAAATTGCTATATATAGTGAGTTTGTTGACATTTATTATAACTGTGAGTTTAATGTTTATGCACTGATGGTGTAAAACAGTTTTACATTGTCATCCAATCACTAATTACcgtttgaattactttaagataattattttaaaagtcaacaaacttaccATACATGGTGGGTTGTGATTGGATGACtgtgtaaaactttttacactGTCAGTGCACAACCTTTTTTCTCAATAACTATTATCTACTTTAAAAGTCATACTTTCATTGCATCATATTTCTTCTGATATGTTTTTTTGCTTGTGCTGTAGTTACTTGTGAACATTATTGCAGGTCCTACAATTATAATTTAGACATTGTTGGTGATGGTAATCTTTTCTTAGTGAGTATTGTATCCTTGGTGATTCTAAGTCATATTCTGTTATTTCTCTTAGGTCAGAGTGGGTAAAGCTATTTATAAAGCTGGCAGTTTATTCAACCATTCTTGCCAGCCAAATGTTCATGCATATTTTCTTTCACGCGCTCTTTATTTACGAACCACAAATGTTGTAGCAGCTGGGAGTCAGCTAGAATTGTCTTATGGTCCACAGGTAACTTCCTTTTGGTAATTAAAAGCTGTATTTAACATTGCTTTGCTAGTCAACCTTTTTGTTTACGGGGTCTGGAATTGTATTAGTATGACATGTGGGTTCAAGTCCTCCTTCTCCTCTACATCCAAAAAGAAAGCATAACCAGGAAAGAAAAAGTGATTTACTCAGGCTTTCAAATGTCAAGTCTGCTGTATAAATGTCATTGTTCAATTATTCAATACACagttctgttttgcaggttgggTTGTGGGATTGTAAAGATCGGCTTAATTTTCTCAAAAACGAGTATGCGTTTCATTGTCTGTGTACTGGTTGTTCAGAAGTTAATCGATCTGACCTTGTCCTCAATGCCTTCCATTGTGTCAATCCAAATTGTTCTGGTGCAGTGTTAGAAAGCAGAGTACTTGATTGTGAGATGCAGAAAATCAAGCACTTCCCTATTCCTGACCATGTAAGCCATTTAGAGGACATTTGTAGATACTGAATTACCATTGTTCTTTGCATTATAAATGTAGGTAAAGTTTAAATTGTGTGGTTTTCCTTAAGTGGTGTATTGATTTTCTTGAAATCTCCTTAACAAATAACTATACGGAAACCATTCTTGTGATTGAGACACATAACATTATAtagaaaaatgaatattatttcTGATGATCTTTACTGAAGCTAAATACAACATATATAGAGACCTAACAATAAATGCTAACTTAGTTTTAGGCTACAAATCTGTACATAATAGAGGGAATAAGGAAATAAGGGAAGAAATCTGtgcaaataaggaaacaaatcaTGTGCTACAGCATAAGCGAATAATTCATGTATAACAACTCTTTTTCCTATCTGAATATCAAGCAGCCTACCTCCACCTTCTATTCATTTTAGGCGGTGTTCTGAAAATGTCTACCAAACCATGAATTAAATACAGTTGAAGTTTGGTATAATCGAGTCTTCTGATTCATCCATATTCATGGAGATGTTTACCAGAAAATAATATGGATTGGCAATTCTgtcaattaacattttaaaacaaatcaCTATCATTGAACGACTTAGCATTTTCCTGCTGACCTGTCACGGAAGTTGCTCAAGGGTTGGAAAACTTGGATAGATGACATTTATGATGCATGTTTTCACTCTTTCaggaatgaaatattttttccctttaatAATCCTTCACTCTTTCAGGTTGACAAGAATGATGACATTTATGAAGTATGTCATCATGTCTTCAAACAAAATGGTAAATCTATTCATATTCAACCTGGATACTGTTTGAAATGTGGTTCTTACTGTGATTTGGAGTCTTCGCATGCTGCAGTCGGTAAAGCTTTAGCATGCATAACAAGGTATGCACTGTTCAATTTGGCTCCTAGTAACCTTGTCCTTAAGTACACCTTTCCTTTTACTCTGAATATAATCACAGCTAATCTTGAATATTTCACAATTTGAGGCTAGCTTGATAAATCCTCTGATTTTTAATTCTGCATGAGCTCATTGTAAATAGTTGATGACAGCTTAATTTTGAGCACTTTTCATTCTGAAATATGGACATTATAGGTTGCAGGATGCAATATTGTCACAACAAATTTCAAGTATTACCATCTCTGATGCGTTGAGATCTCTAAAATTGCTAAGATTAAATTTGCATGCATACAACAAGCTCACTGCAGAGGTGAGTTTCAGCCTTCTACACTTAAAAACTCCTCCAttttaattctagttttctATGTTTCTGCTAATAGGGGTGTGTGTTGGGTAGTCTTGGAATACCCAGTATTCAATAACTTCATAAGCATTGAATTTATCGATGTGAAATTAACATAATCATGAGATAGATAGGcctttaaaagttttaaaaccaAATTGATATACTCCATTTTAATATACAACCTTGATTTTTCAAATGCCATTTTTTACTCCCATCTTGTAGctctatctcttttttttcatttccccTTACAATTATTACTTTCTCTCTAGCTTTCTCTTCCCCCAAGGATGTATACACCCCATTAGGGGTGTGAAAGCatcatttttgtttaatatataatatgtatttcAAACTAGGTACAAATGATTATGACAGTAATACTACAATTCACATGCCtggaccccccccccccctttctcTTCCCGcctcaaaaacttgattaatcTTTTTTGAACACAAAATAAGctaatccaaacatgcactcAATTATAGGATTGGTGAAAAATAACTGTCTGTAACAAACTATTGAATGGCATATATTGGTAGAGAAACAGCGTCTTGTGTTTTTAATACGATTGTTTAACTTTCATTCCATGAACATATGATGCATGCAGGCAGAAGACAGCATTGCCCAGGCTTTTTGTTTAGTGGGAGAATTACAATTATCTTTGGATCATTGTAAAGCATCTATCCAGgtaaaacatttattaataaGCCTACTGTAGTACTGTCTTACAGGTTGGCTTGTTTCTGCCACTCGGCAAAAACTAAAACACAAGGGTTGGGAAGGATAGATTTGTTTCTGACTTCTTTATGGTTTGCTAGTATCCGTTTCTGTATAGCTAGGACCTATCAGTTATCAATATCGTTTTTCCAGTGGCTgaaatataagtattttttaatggaACTAAGAAAATTGTCCTACTACAATATGTGGTGTAGCACTGTTAAATCATGATTATAAGAGTATACTGTACctcaaatatttttacttaatgtAGTTAGGAGTTTTTAGTCTGTTAGCTGTGTCAACTAACTCTGGTTAGTTGACAGTTAGGTTTGTTGGCAGTTACTCGCTGCAACTATATAAACTCTCTTTGTAACTGTTTTCAGTTAGGTTGAATAACAACAGATTCtcaattttctctctctcaaactctctgAAATCTAATAATGATGCGTTGTTAAATGCTATACGGTGACCTTGTGCGTCTAGAAATACAGATATGTGAAAAGGAAGAAAGCAGATCATAGAGAAACTCTAATATGATTGAATGCGTCAGTGAATTTCACTGTGCTCTAATAATCTATTTATAATTTACAATGAATAAAGATACATTGAATCTTTATGGTGAAATATGTACATAAATGAGGAAACAATGagagtaaagaaaataaaagttaatagaCTTTGAACACTCCCCTCAACATTTTGCACATAAAGGAATTATTTGTTTCCATTATTAACTTGATGTATATACTGCAAAGAATTTAGGTGGCCAGAGTTGTCATTACATAATGGTGAAGATGTTTGTGAATTGCTAAATGATGACAGCTATTTATGGTAGACGTATTTTGTAGTTCTGGTTCTAAATTTGCTTAGATGCGATGAGTGGTAGAAATGAGATGTCCTGCAATGTGCATATTAGTTAACATTTTTTCTGAGGATTTTATTATGGTAATATTGTGGCTTGGGTGGTGAGATTTGTTGAGAATGATTGCAATTGCAGATTTATTGTGGTGAATGAAGTCTTCTTGTAGAGCCATGGATATAGATATATGCTTGCTGAAACTTGTTTGTGTTGATTATGTGTTGTTGGGCGCTTTAACCATTCAACCATGGATGCTTAGTGAcctcaaacatcaaacatggtGAATAACCAACTTCCAATTGAAGTGAAATCTTTTGAATTAATCAATGCAATTTAGGAGGATTTGATGGAAGCACATCAATTCAAATcctgaattttttaattgagagatCAAGAACCCTTGCTATTTCTTAGATTCATGGACCAAATTCACACACCCAACACCATAGATAAAATAGTGGAAGACAAAATTTGTGTTGGTTTGGCACCTCTTGCTTATGTCTACTGAAACACTTCAAATTCTTAACTATCTCAATCAAGATTTCAAGTTTTGTGAAACATGAAAAAAACTCACCAGGTAGTGTATCTCCCTACAAATCCAAGCATCCTATTTAAGAGTTACAAGGAATGGTAAAAACACTCACTCACAAGAGACACTCACTACTTCAAGTGATCTCTCACACTCACTTCTCTGACTTGAGTGCCTCAACTCTTCACAAGACTTGTAAATAATGCATATTAGTGACTTCTCACCCTTCCAAAGGCACTGGAATGTCATTTCCTTTTTCCAAAATGGATTGTGCGCTCCTccataagttaaaaaataacttccaGAAAGCAATTTACTATGCATTTGGAATCACTAATTAAAGTTTGGAAAATTAAACTGTTATTCCCATAATTGATGTTTTACTTGTGCATGAATGCATTTCAATATTGTCTTGTTATCAAATTTATAAGTCTTTCCAAGTAATAGGTCTAAAGTATTCTGTTCTTTTGTGTTGCAGATTCTGGAAAAGCTATATGATACTGATGATATTGTTATTGCTTATGAACTTGTGAAGCTTTCTTCCATCCAACTTTCCTTGGATGATGGTACTGCTGTGGAAAGTATAAGTCGAATAGATGATATCTTCTCACGTTACTATGGACTTCATGCAGACTTGGTCTTCCCTTATCTTCAATACCTTAGGAGAGAAGTTGAGAAATTTTCAATGAAGGCTCTCCAATAAAATGCTTTTCCAACAAAGTGAGCTATAAAATGTGAGGTATAATGTCAACCACAGCTTAAATGACAGGTcatttgatatgaaagatataCTATAGTCAATGACCTCAAGAAAGATTACTCAAAGCTCACCCAAGTTGTTTGATAGTCAAGACATATTTCCCTTGAATATTCTCTGATGTGATTAGGTAAACTCAAATGACTTTTGCCTTAAATAGCATCTATCACGAGCCTTTAAAAATTGCCAGGTGAGACTGTCTTGAATAAGCGCCCAAATAGGCTCACTTAAGCAAGGCCTTCAAATATGATATTGGCCTCTAGAACTTCTCTCACTTAAGCGAGGTTGCACTGCAGCACTGGTACCATCTCAATGCCTCAATTAAGCCCCAGGATGACTCGCTTAAGCGAGGCTGCATCTTCAAGGAGCTCGTGCTCCACCCCCTTGTCCTCGAAGTGGTTAGTCCCCAGGCATATGAGCCATCCTACATGAGCTACATAGTCCTCCTGAGATGGGAAAGGATAGTCAATGGCTCTATTGTTGGCCAATGTGCGTTAATCTCATAGAGATCACATCTGGCCTCTCATCTACTCACGCAATGGCATGGTGCGAGGTGGTGAAGGAGGTGTTGGAGTCACTGAGTCATCATCATCTCTTGGACATTGTTGGTTTGAATCTGATGCATGGGCGGGCAAAAGCAGCATTCACATCCACTTCATTGTGGGCACACAAGACTGTGATCGAAGCTGGGTAACCAGTGAGTCTTAGTGGTGGAGGTGACATTGTTGTGGAGGCCCTGAGAAATGATGCCTCCAAGATCAATGGACATGCCTTTGATGATGGCATAGAGGAGATGAGCCTTGTCAGTTGGAATGTCTTAAGTATGTGAATTAGGATAGATGTTGAAGAGCAGAGTGATCATCCAAATCTGTGACAAAGTGATGAGTTCAGATCTGAGGATCCTTTGGCTTGCCCATCTCCTTAAAGCCATTAgtcaaattatttgaaattttaaaaagtctCAAATTTTATTCGATACGTCTGTTGTGTAATGCATCGAGGAATGTAAGAAAGAGCCGAGTGAAATCTCATGTTGGTTTTCATTAAACTGGAAgcaggagtttttttttttcagttcatacaaagttgataaaaataaacttatttctaCATAAGTTGAACTATACAGAGATTCACATTATGAATTTTAAGACTATTTTGTGTGTACATTTACACTAGTATTATAACATTAATGACTTCAtggaatatgatttttttttaatcaaactaTTGAATTCTTGACTATTTATGTCAAATTTGTAAAAACTAAACAATAAGATattcaaatgatttatattttatcatttttaaaagtatatattacatcaattttaacaattaattaaagtaaattttatcaTCAATGTATAGATGAACTCTTTTCACTAAATGTATTGTATATAATTGTTAAAATactcattttaaaaaacaagtgtatatatttacaaatttcAGAGATTTGTGCGACTTATATTAaaggaaatattttattaaagtaGAGTAAGtatattataagaaaatcaaatttattactACTATCacccgtaaaaaaaaaaaaaatcatgcgtTAACAAATCCCCGTATAAATAGACATAATGATTGGGCTTACGTTTCGGTAGAAGAGAGGCATTGATAAAAAATagagttaagaaaaaaataagaaaaacacaaCTTATAacgattaaaatgaaaaaaaaaacaggaaaatgaaaaaatattaaaaatgtatttaagtctttttcataattattaacTCTAGTTTGACCTGACAACTGATTGAATAATTAGATTGATTTTATTACACCCGACTCAGTTTATCATCATCAATtagcttttattgtttttatttatttattttgtcaaattgaatttaatattcTCCCTAAATATTTAGTCTTATAACaatgttttaatataataatcacttttttaaaagataatttaaaaccCATCCAAATGTTATCATGTTTggatttttatgttaaaaataattcaacccAATTTGACCGATGGTTTTCAGTTTCAGTATTATAAAGTGTTTTTGACGAATTTTACTTTTGGAATCTGCTTTGCGATGATTAGATGTTGGAAATCAATGCAATGAaagcatgttattttttattatataaaaaatatgatgcaGAACTGTTTTAATACTATATTGAAGCATTCGTCacacttttccattttttttttccttctcttcgtAGCCACCAAGGGTCACGGATAAAAGCTACGAATTCAGAGTGAGAAGGATAACTATAATTCAGTTATCTACAATGATCAAAATTTCGAAGTAACAGCACCATATTCATGAACGTTTGGGACAACATTACAACAAAGAATCCAGCTATAGGAAAATTTCCTAGGGAAAGCCAgatgatataaattataatttttgaaataccGCGTCACAATTTAATGAATTTACAGCATTCCCACCAAACCCCACATTGCCATATAATTTATAACATCAACGCACTGAAATTATTTCTGATTTAGCTGTAGTTGATGCAACTAGCAGAAGAAATAGGAAGAACTCCATATTAAACCTGACAAAATCCATGTGCCAGGATGATGGCAAAATTAATGGTAGTTTCCCATGGCACTAATGAAACTTTGACTCGGAGGGCTTGCTTCCCCTAAAAGCTGAAAGAGAAAAGAATGACCTTGACGCTGTAACATGAACATGCAAAACAAAACAGGAAGGAATTAATAAGGATCACCATTggtgaaaaagaaaatgtggGATTCCATGGCATATAGGAGCactaaaatcatatttacaAGTCTTGGGGTCATGGAGTGAAAGACTGACCTCTTGTGGTTGAACCAGCACCTAAATCTCGTCCATCTCGCATCTTGTTCTTGCCATCATCTCTACCTGCAGCATGGCACAAATCTATAGAAGATGAGAATATTATTGACATGAGGAATTAGTAAAAATACAGCTTACTGACTCTCAAGTCTCAATCAGTTGAGAGTAACATAAACAACAGCATGAAGAAACAAGCATAAAATTATGATAGCATTATCTTTTCGAGTTGACTTACAGTCCCTGCTAAGTTCCTTGTTCCCAAGGGTGCTATAGTTCATTTTCATAAGTTTAGCCAAGATGTGCCCCATATAACTGAACCAGAGACTTCCAGATAATATTAAGCATTAACTAAGTAGGGTATCACTAATTAACTACGTTGCAAGCAGGTATGCAGGCAAGAGTTTCACCTCAAGACAGATAGGGATGAGCACAAGGGAAGCATCTAATCTTTGAGCTTTTCTAGAATATGTTAggagaagaaataaaagagaaaggtgAACAACATTGATGGATACCAAACTTTATGGCAATGGCATCAGGTTCGAATCAGAACAAAGCAAAAGGGGGAAATGTACTAGTACCTAAATTTCTTTCATATCCTTCATGTACTGAATTTTTCGGTTGTCCGTAGCTTTTCACATTTTGTGCGGCCTTTCTCAGTAGATTATCAGCATTccttttattagaatttttaaattCCTCAGCATCATCCTCTCCTTCAGAAAAAACAGATGGGCTAGACCAGCCAGTGGAACCTGTATCGCCCTTGCTCTTTCGAGCAAATTTCAGGAGTCTTTTCAAACCTTTGGGTGCATTTTTTTGGTATATCATGGCAGGAGGATTCTCAGCATTTCCCCACTCACATGTGTCAGGTTCACTACTTTCTTCTTGCAGCATCTGTGACAGAGAATGACGAACACGAGGACTAGCTGATCCCACTGGGGCAGCATTGGCTAGAGATGCAGATTGGAAGGTGTCATCCTCACATGGCTTGGGCATTTCCAGATCCTCTTCTGTCTCCAACCAGGCAGAAGGTGATATGGTtgattcttcttcattccttatATTTATGGAAGACTCTCCTGTGTATGTTAAGACCTCACCATCTGTAGGATTTTGGTCCAAGTTTTCTGTCTCACCGCATTGCAATTGGTTATGTATCTGTGGGTCTGGTTCTGTAGCAGCATTCTGATGAATAGGTGTCATTGTGTCCCCATCTGAATGCTGACTGACCAAGTCAGAAGCATTGACAACCAACTCACTTTCTTGATCTTCAATAAGATCTGCACTCACTCTCAGAGATTTGTCCATCTTAGGAGGACCTTTTTTCTTGTTAAGATCAGCAGTTCCATGCCCCATTCGAGAACCCTTGCGTAGAAATGGTTTTGATTCCAATGGCACCACACTGCTTTTCTTGGTTCCCTTGTTACCAATGCTAGTCTTTGAAGGAACAGAGGCTTCTTCAGAAGCTTTCGTCACTTTTGCTTTGACTGCCTTGCTCTTGTTTGGGACAGCTGGCTTCCGCTTCTCATTCATGCTTTTGAGGCTCCTGGCATTATTGGTCTGAGGTTCTTTCTCATTTCTGTTCCGGGGCAGAGATTTTTCCCTTTGGGTGCTTGGTTGGGGAACAGATGTTGACACTGGCTTACGATGTGTTGGGGTGCTGTTAGCAGATGAAATTCCACCACGAGCTTTGGCGGGGGATGTCCCAGCTGCCCTTGGTGAAGGTGTTGCTGACCAAGACTTACGTGTAGCAGGCATGGGAGATGTTCTAGATGATGTTTTTTTCATAGTTGAAGGTTTAGAGGTTTCCTTTGGGGAATTTGCAGGTGGAGTTGAATTTCTAAGAGAACTTTGGGGCAACCTTGGAGAACTTTTTTTACTTGCACTCACACTTTTGGACATTTCAACCTTCCTCTTATCAAGTAGTCGCTGCATTTGTCGAAATTGTGCTTCTTTTTCTACTTGTTTTCCAGCCTTTGCTCCTTGAAGTTTTGCATCACGTTTTTCCTTATAATTATCATAAGACCCTCCTCTCTGCTCAAATGAAATATTCTGGTTTCTGCTGGGCTGGGACTTCCCAAATAAAACAGGCTTGCTTTCgaccatttttttaagaatttggtTGAACTCTTCTTGCTTTCGTTGATTCCACTCTGCTGATGCTGCTAACTTTTTGTTAGTTTCCTGTTTTACTGTTGGGTTGGTTTCATCTGGATTATCTACAGCAACATAACCTATATTTTCCTGTCTTTCTGGTTTTACATCATGATCAGTGATCTCATTATTATTGTGACATTCCGAAATAAAATCAGACACCACTCCTACTTCTGAATTTCTAGGAGCCTCAGCATGTACCACATCATTAGAAGTCACTGGAACAGGATCTTCAGGAACATATTCTGGCTGGTCTTGAACAGAGGTTTCCCCCATACCGGCACTCCATCTTCTCAATACAGATTTATTTGTACTAACAGAAACATCTGCTAATGACTTCCTCTTCTGAATATCTGTAGTTTGATCCCGCTGTTTGCTTTCAAAAAGACTGATGGCATCTTGTACAGTTATCCTCTTTACATCAATTTCTGACTTTTTATTGGGTAGTTCAGATACTTCCCCTTCAAAGTCATTTTCAGCAGCATCTTGTACAGTTATCCTCTCTCTGCCAGGAAAATAATTGAGGCTCTTGATAGTTAATGCAGCAGCTCTGCGGGGTCCAGCTCTTCCTATTTGGACCCTTCGCATTGGGGATGCTGACCTTCTGGGTGTTGCAGATCTTACTAGAGAACGACTTCTCTCGGCAGATCTTTGGTCCTCATCACTAGAGTTAGAAGATTCCTCACTTTCTGTTGAACTGTGTCTCTCAACTTGGGCCGCTTTTGCTGGTGAAACACCATACTTAACTGGTGTATCTGAAGGTAATGGTTTGGAAACCTGCAGGTTTTTAACAGCCTCGTTTGCATCATCTTTGGTCACATCACATGAGTGCAAGGTTGTTTCTTTGCTCAGGGGGGCAACATCCTGGCTCTTTTGAGTAAGTTCTATAAACTTGCATAAAGAATGCCTGAGAACATAGACACAATGCATAGAACACATGCTTAGCAAtgtcttaaataaaaaatacacaagtCCAATCCAGAACTTGCAAGTCTACATTCTTAGGGCCAATgaacatattatattaaatcaGTCTGAAATTTACTCTATATTAGTGGCACCAAAATGTTGAGAAAATTTAGCTAAACAAGTCAGATCTTCCGGGGAGCATGTAGCACCAGTGGCCTTGCTAAAAGTTTCAGCTAACTTGTCGCTCAAAGCTGTTAGTCTTAGGTCCATTGCTCGTAACAATTCATTCCTGGCAGCATATTTTCAGAAAGCTTAATAGTGGGTGCAGCCAATCTATATCTGCTAAATGTAATGTAACAGTCACAAGAACATACTTTGAAGCATCGGATGACACAATGTTAACTTCAGGCTGTTCATATGCAATAAATTGTTAGAGGAAACACAATGTAAAATCAAGTAAAAACCTGACAATTAAATAAgttgctttt comes from the Glycine soja cultivar W05 chromosome 6, ASM419377v2, whole genome shotgun sequence genome and includes:
- the LOC114415657 gene encoding COP1-interacting protein 7-like isoform X2 → MEEAIDATATLDYASIQIFPNLKRYEAFVCKGKQSDKVAAGHLEHLLPHLPAINDLHAEGFDTNFDLKLPENLHGAEWFSKATVQRFLHFASSPDLIHAISSILDEMSQLEDSKEFHVSLYGKGNQDHLESGEKDGTYSSHGEAPTSKVMPFLQCFRPEVNIVSSDASKNELLRAMDLRLTALSDKLAETFSKATGATCSPEDLTCLAKFSQHFGATNIEHSLCKFIELTQKSQDVAPLSKETTLHSCDVTKDDANEAVKNLQVSKPLPSDTPVKYGVSPAKAAQVERHSSTESEESSNSSDEDQRSAERSRSLVRSATPRRSASPMRRVQIGRAGPRRAAALTIKSLNYFPGRERITVQDAAENDFEGEVSELPNKKSEIDVKRITVQDAISLFESKQRDQTTDIQKRKSLADVSVSTNKSVLRRWSAGMGETSVQDQPEYVPEDPVPVTSNDVVHAEAPRNSEVGVVSDFISECHNNNEITDHDVKPERQENIGYVAVDNPDETNPTVKQETNKKLAASAEWNQRKQEEFNQILKKMVESKPVLFGKSQPSRNQNISFEQRGGSYDNYKEKRDAKLQGAKAGKQVEKEAQFRQMQRLLDKRKVEMSKSVSASKKSSPRLPQSSLRNSTPPANSPKETSKPSTMKKTSSRTSPMPATRKSWSATPSPRAAGTSPAKARGGISSANSTPTHRKPVSTSVPQPSTQREKSLPRNRNEKEPQTNNARSLKSMNEKRKPAVPNKSKAVKAKVTKASEEASVPSKTSIGNKGTKKSSVVPLESKPFLRKGSRMGHGTADLNKKKGPPKMDKSLRVSADLIEDQESELVVNASDLVSQHSDGDTMTPIHQNAATEPDPQIHNQLQCGETENLDQNPTDGEVLTYTGESSINIRNEEESTISPSAWLETEEDLEMPKPCEDDTFQSASLANAAPVGSASPRVRHSLSQMLQEESSEPDTCEWGNAENPPAMIYQKNAPKGLKRLLKFARKSKGDTGSTGWSSPSVFSEGEDDAEEFKNSNKRNADNLLRKAAQNVKSYGQPKNSVHEGYERNLGRDDGKNKMRDGRDLGAGSTTRASRSFFSLSAFRGSKPSESKFH
- the LOC114415657 gene encoding COP1-interacting protein 7-like isoform X3 codes for the protein MEEAIDATATLDYASIQIFPNLKRYEAFVCKGKQSDKVAAGHLEHLLPHLPAINDLHAEGFDTNFDLKLPENLHGAEWFSKATVQRFLHFASSPDLIHAISSILDEMSQLEDSKEFHVSLYGKGNQDHLESGEKDGTYSSHGEAPTSKPEVNIVSSDASKNELLRAMDLRLTALSDKLAETFSKATGATCSPEDLTCLAKFSQHFGATNIEHSLCKFIELTQKSQDVAPLSKETTLHSCDVTKDDANEAVKNLQVSKPLPSDTPVKYGVSPAKAAQVERHSSTESEESSNSSDEDQRSAERSRSLVRSATPRRSASPMRRVQIGRAGPRRAAALTIKSLNYFPGRERITVQDAAENDFEGEVSELPNKKSEIDVKRITVQDAISLFESKQRDQTTDIQKRKSLADVSVSTNKSVLRRWSAGMGETSVQDQPEYVPEDPVPVTSNDVVHAEAPRNSEVGVVSDFISECHNNNEITDHDVKPERQENIGYVAVDNPDETNPTVKQETNKKLAASAEWNQRKQEEFNQILKKMVESKPVLFGKSQPSRNQNISFEQRGGSYDNYKEKRDAKLQGAKAGKQVEKEAQFRQMQRLLDKRKVEMSKSVSASKKSSPRLPQSSLRNSTPPANSPKETSKPSTMKKTSSRTSPMPATRKSWSATPSPRAAGTSPAKARGGISSANSTPTHRKPVSTSVPQPSTQREKSLPRNRNEKEPQTNNARSLKSMNEKRKPAVPNKSKAVKAKVTKASEEASVPSKTSIGNKGTKKSSVVPLESKPFLRKGSRMGHGTADLNKKKGPPKMDKSLRVSADLIEDQESELVVNASDLVSQHSDGDTMTPIHQNAATEPDPQIHNQLQCGETENLDQNPTDGEVLTYTGESSINIRNEEESTISPSAWLETEEDLEMPKPCEDDTFQSASLANAAPVGSASPRVRHSLSQMLQEESSEPDTCEWGNAENPPAMIYQKNAPKGLKRLLKFARKSKGDTGSTGWSSPSVFSEGEDDAEEFKNSNKRNADNLLRKAAQNVKSYGQPKNSVHEGYERNLDLCHAAGRDDGKNKMRDGRDLGAGSTTRASRSFFSLSAFRGSKPSESKFH